The following coding sequences lie in one Oncorhynchus kisutch isolate 150728-3 linkage group LG3, Okis_V2, whole genome shotgun sequence genomic window:
- the LOC109882890 gene encoding E3 ubiquitin-protein ligase RNF165 isoform X2 → MVLVHVGYLVLPVFGSVRNRGSLFNRQQHSHATSCRHFQLGPHAPLPIDFPMPHPGQPQSGINPHLAPSGHQHPPQLHSPLNPLPPTPQFQDLLVPPFLPQALHQQYLLQQQILEAQNRRIMPPSRRTPERMPHQSHRLRLGYEFVPALHVPPQPVGQQPRYLAEGTDWDLSVDAGLPPHQYHIRPLPQHFQHYLTSPRMHHFPRNSTSTQVVVHEIRNYPYPQLHLLALQGLNPSRHASAVRESYEELLQLEDRLGSVNRGAIQTTIERFTFPHKYKKRIPQDLKLGLEDDELDTDEKCTICLSMLEDGEDVRRLPCMHLFHQACVDQWLATSRKCPICRVDIETQLTPDS, encoded by the exons GATCCCTCTTTAACCGGCAGCAGCATAGCCATGCTACCTCTTGCCGGCACTTCCAGCTAGGCCCCCATGCCCCGCTGCCCATTGACTTCCCCATGCCCCACCCAGGTCAGCCCCAGTCGGGCATAAACCCCCACCTGGCTCCCTCTGGCCACCAGCATCCTCCCCAGCTCCACTCGCCCCTCAACCCCTTACCCCCCACACCCCAGTTCCAGGACCTCTTGGTCCCCCCTTTCCTACCTCAGGCCTTACACCAGCAATACCTCCTCCAACAGCAGATCCTAGAAGCCCAGAACCGCCGCATCATGCCACCTTCAAG ACGCACCCCAGAGAGAATGCCCCACCAGTCCCACAGACTGCGGCTGGGGTACGAGTTTGTTCCTGCCCTCCATGTCCCCCCACAGCCTGTTGGCCAGCAGCCTCGCTACCTGGCCGAAGGCACAGACTG GGACCTGAGTGTGGACGCGGGGCTGCCCCCCCACCAGTACCACATCCGCCCACTGCCCCAGCACTTTCAACACTACCTGACCTCTCCCCGGATGCATCACTTCCCCAGGAACAGCACCTCCACCCAAGTG GTTGTCCATGAGATCAGAAACTACCCGTATCCTCAGTTACACCTGCTGGCCCTGCAGGGCCTCAACCCCTCCCGCCATGCATCCGCTGTGAGAGAGAGCTATGAG GAGCTACTGCAGCTGGAGGACAGGTTGGGCAGTGTGAACCGAGGGGCCATCCAGACCACTATTGAAAGGTTCACCTTCCCTCACAAATACAAGAAG AGAATACCCCAGGACCTGAAGCTAGGGCTGGAGGACGACGAACTGGATACAGATGAGAAGTGTACCATCTGTCTATCAATgctggaggatggagaggatgtcAG GAGATTACCCTGCATGCACCTCTTCCACCAGGCGTGTGTTGACCAATGGCTGGCCACCAGTAGGAAATGCCCCATATGCCGGGTGGACATTGAGACCCAGTTGACACCAGACAGCTGA
- the LOC109882890 gene encoding E3 ubiquitin-protein ligase RNF165 isoform X1, which translates to MVLVHVGYLVLPVFGSVRNRGSLFNRQQHSHATSCRHFQLGPHAPLPIDFPMPHPGQPQSGINPHLAPSGHQHPPQLHSPLNPLPPTPQFQDLLVPPFLPQALHQQYLLQQQILEAQNRRIMPPSSRRTPERMPHQSHRLRLGYEFVPALHVPPQPVGQQPRYLAEGTDWDLSVDAGLPPHQYHIRPLPQHFQHYLTSPRMHHFPRNSTSTQVVVHEIRNYPYPQLHLLALQGLNPSRHASAVRESYEELLQLEDRLGSVNRGAIQTTIERFTFPHKYKKRIPQDLKLGLEDDELDTDEKCTICLSMLEDGEDVRRLPCMHLFHQACVDQWLATSRKCPICRVDIETQLTPDS; encoded by the exons GATCCCTCTTTAACCGGCAGCAGCATAGCCATGCTACCTCTTGCCGGCACTTCCAGCTAGGCCCCCATGCCCCGCTGCCCATTGACTTCCCCATGCCCCACCCAGGTCAGCCCCAGTCGGGCATAAACCCCCACCTGGCTCCCTCTGGCCACCAGCATCCTCCCCAGCTCCACTCGCCCCTCAACCCCTTACCCCCCACACCCCAGTTCCAGGACCTCTTGGTCCCCCCTTTCCTACCTCAGGCCTTACACCAGCAATACCTCCTCCAACAGCAGATCCTAGAAGCCCAGAACCGCCGCATCATGCCACCTTCAAG CAGACGCACCCCAGAGAGAATGCCCCACCAGTCCCACAGACTGCGGCTGGGGTACGAGTTTGTTCCTGCCCTCCATGTCCCCCCACAGCCTGTTGGCCAGCAGCCTCGCTACCTGGCCGAAGGCACAGACTG GGACCTGAGTGTGGACGCGGGGCTGCCCCCCCACCAGTACCACATCCGCCCACTGCCCCAGCACTTTCAACACTACCTGACCTCTCCCCGGATGCATCACTTCCCCAGGAACAGCACCTCCACCCAAGTG GTTGTCCATGAGATCAGAAACTACCCGTATCCTCAGTTACACCTGCTGGCCCTGCAGGGCCTCAACCCCTCCCGCCATGCATCCGCTGTGAGAGAGAGCTATGAG GAGCTACTGCAGCTGGAGGACAGGTTGGGCAGTGTGAACCGAGGGGCCATCCAGACCACTATTGAAAGGTTCACCTTCCCTCACAAATACAAGAAG AGAATACCCCAGGACCTGAAGCTAGGGCTGGAGGACGACGAACTGGATACAGATGAGAAGTGTACCATCTGTCTATCAATgctggaggatggagaggatgtcAG GAGATTACCCTGCATGCACCTCTTCCACCAGGCGTGTGTTGACCAATGGCTGGCCACCAGTAGGAAATGCCCCATATGCCGGGTGGACATTGAGACCCAGTTGACACCAGACAGCTGA